In the Castor canadensis chromosome 1, mCasCan1.hap1v2, whole genome shotgun sequence genome, TCTATCTGAGGACAGAGTGGATTTAAATTTAATagtcaatgaattaaaaaaagcgCATCCTGTgctaggagtatagctcagtgatggagcacttgcctagcatgtgtgaggtcctgagttccacctccagcactgcaaaaaaaaaataaccaaagataaAAATTCTTtagctttgaaaatattttatatttaatgatCAGATTAGACAAGATCATGGGGTACACAGATAAATTAAGTCATGATCCCTATCTTTCTTAAGGTTCAAACCTAGTCAGGAACTggaatttcaaaattattcatgAACGCTATAAAGAAAGCAGGCAGTTGGGACTTGGAGGTACAAGTCCCAACTTGTACCTCCAACTCCCTGCATTGGGAATCAGTTCTCATGCTAGTTTGGTTAGAAAATGAGAGTTAGGACACTTACCACAGGCAGGAGAAACAGCAgggcaaaggagggagggaggtgtgTGGAAAGTCACATCATGACTCTGCATATGGTTCATGAGGAGGACTGGACTGGAAAGCAGGTGTTGGGCCAGGCCTAAGATGCATGGGCTTCATTCTGTTGTCAAAGAAGATTCTCAGTAAGGCTTTTAGcattgtcattgtcattgtcaGTGTTGTGTTGTGGATTCAACTGGATATTAGTTCTAGGTCAACTTTAAGGGGAATAAGACTAAAAACAAGAATAGACTTGGGGGGCTACGACGGTTATGTAGGGGAGAGAAAATGACAATCCAAAAAAGGAGAGTGAGACATCAGGGTAGAGATGAAATGGAAACACTTAGGAGGCCATGGGCAGGACTCAATCATTCATAGCAAGGAGAATAAACAAACAGAGGGCAAAAAAACCAAATGGCTGGATGTTGGTTTGCTAGAAGGTTCTGAAAGACCAAGCAGCACCTGTTcaacattaaaatttttgcttGGGAATTAAAAGACGTGTTCACCATACATACTTTTGTTGTGTTAGTTCCATGTGTACATTTTTATGTTATCCTCCTGGCATTTAGGGTTTTGCATTAGCTTTTTGTGGGGAGGGTGGctcagaactgaggtttgaactcagggcttcacacttgctaggcaggcactctcctgcttgagccacgtctccagccctttttgctctggttattttggagatagggactcacacttttgtccaggctgggctaggatcctcctattttagacttcctgctgtagctggaatgacaggcacatgctaccccATTCTAGCCTTTTTCCATTGATATGGGGTTTtgcagtgtgagccactggtgtctggccatTAACTTTTTAATGGCACAGGGAGACCTATCCTGGGAGGAAAATTCACGGGAGAATTgactttgtgtgatttttttaaactgaaaattttataaaagaatgaaGCTGAGGGTCCTCTTTTGTAATGTTAAATGAAATTGCACCTTAAAGTGGCAATATGGGTTGTACCTTAGCTTATCACTGACTGATGTTTTCTTAAATAACAGACATCTTCCACACTCCCCCAGCAAAATTatttggtagcactgggatttaaacgcagggcctcacacttgctaagcaggggctcttaacacttgagccactctacctgtccttttttgtgagatagggtctcacaaactatttgcctgggggatcctcctgaactctacctcctgagtagttaggattacaggcgtgagccactggcacctggctccccCAGATAATTTGAATCTCCAGTTCTAATCCCTGACATGATTTAGAGGTTCCCTAGGCCATACAATAGCAGATGAAGTTCCTGTTTTGGCCTTATCCTAGCAAGATTACTGCCTCGAAGGaggtataaaaaaaaatcatcgtTACCCATGTCCTTATCTACCTTTCTATATGTGGTTTTCAAACCTATCCACAATTCATGTCCACAGCATATGCAAGAAAGGATTGGTAGCCCAGGCAACCCCTGTTTATAAACAAGTACAGAGTAAGCTGTAATTAACAAAGCAATTTCATgaattctgtcttcatttttgcTACCCTTCCTCTGGCAAGAAGTCTAATTTTACAGAATTAAAAAGGTTTAAGAAATTAAGCAACTCACCTGCAATCTGTTAACCAGTAAGAGGGGCAGCCACCCTGATCTCCACACTGGATAGGCCACGTGGGAACCACAGTCACCTCTAATCACATTTTGTGgttctcccctttccttccacaTATTTTCTAAGCATACCTTAGTAAGAATAGATCTTTCAAACTATCTGGTGACGCCATAAATTCTTAGCAGCTGTTTTTAATGTCTCTTTGAAGTGAAAAGGTGaaaatcattctcttttctctttatagatTTTGATTTATGGGCATGAATTTGACAAAAGATTCTTCATGCCTGCTGAAAAACTCGTGGATAACTTTATTGCCCTGAATATTCTGGATGATTCTAAAGTTTCTCAGAAGGAAAGGCTCAACAAAAGCAGGGATGGACTCAACCTTAATGATCCTGAGTCCTGCCAGAGCCCAGAGCCCCATCCAGAGGTGAAGCACTTGGGGTACACTTCACATGTCATGGAAATTCTCTGTGACACTGGGGACAGCAGCAGAGGTGCTTCCCTGACCCAGCAGGAGTGGCTGGGCAGCTCCAGACCCACCACTGAATATGAGTACAACGTAAGAGCTGACTTAGGCCTGCGGCTCACAGATCACCAGCTTAGTGTGCAGGAGGAGGAAGCCAGGCAAGGAAGTTCATCCGAGCCACAGGCAGCTCTGGCAAATGGGGACCAACAAATGCCACTGTATTCCTACACCCTTCAACTCAGTGACTTAGGCTACATGGCCCAGGAGTACACAGGCCCAGAAGAGGGGCTACAAGAAGAGCCATCGACAACACTGGTTGATTGGGACCCTCGGACTGGCAGGCTGTGTATCCCTTTGTTGTCTAGCTTTGACCAGGACCCTGAGGGCTGTGAACCTTACAAGGGTGGCCCTCTCACAGGAGAGGGCCTTTTGTCTAGACTCTATGAGCAGCAGGTCCCAGACAAACcaccagaagaaaatgaaaactatctcATGCAATTTATGGAGAAATGGGAGTTATGTGTACAAATGGGAAACGAACCGAGACATTCCTTTGCCGGACCCCTCCTGTGACAGGGCGTGTAAGTGCcaacaaacagtgaaccattCAAATTAGTGAACCTCTGGGCTCGGATTGGCCAGCATTGGAGAACGACTTGCCTCTCTCAGTTCTTCTTACAGTCATTTGGCCTGACCTCCTTTCAGTGGTTGGCTTATGCATGCAGGTCTCTTCAAATGACAGTGGGTCCCTGGAGTTCAGGGACCCCACCACTGCTTTAGACAGAGTCAGATTTCCGGGAATATTTGTCAGATAGGATTTATTAAGGAAGCTGTACTGTGGCCACTCTGCTTATTCTTTTCTAACAAGCATCCTTCTCCAATTATTTTCTTGGTATTAGCAGGCATATATAACACTGTAAAAGCTGTTTCATAAAGGTCATTTGTTTTACAAATACTACTTTTCCAGAATTTTTGAGTCTGAGAATGAAAGATATACAGGTACCACTAGGTTGGTACCTGTGTACTCAATCCTGATAACACGTGTTTACAGTGAGCAAATCAAGCACAACCCCTCATGGAATTTGATGCTTGTGTCTACCTTAAGAGGCAGTATTTCACATTTTATGAGTATTTTTGGAGTGTGActataaatgattatttttctgGAGTCAAGAAAATGCCCTTGGGATAATTCAATAGGGGCTTTTTGTGGTTCCCTCAAAACTAACCCAAAAGAAAATGctacattttataataaagtagTACATTTTACTTCTGGAATTGTGTTGTTGGAAAGATATTTACATTATTGTGAACTAGGGAGCACTCAGCGATTGAAGCACTTTGTTACTATAATTAAATATTCTACTGGGGATGGGCTGTTTTTTGGAGTCTCTTTGGAAGATGTATGAAAGAACATCATCTATCCACATTACAGTAAAAGCAGTAAGCAAACACAGGACATAGAAAAGAAGTCAGTTAAAGCAATATGGACAGAGGAGTTCATTAAACGCTAAAGTAATTTATGATGAGAAATAAAGTATATCATAAAACAATACTTTCCTCGTTAAATGCAAGTAACTGTTACCCCTCTCTTTTgccagtgaaaaaaattaaattctacagTACACTAAAATGTGACAATCTATAAAGttgagttaaaaaaattaaattctacagTACACTAAAATGTGACAATCTATAAAGTTTGAACGAAATTACTGATATTTCGTTCCTTTCACTCTACAGAAACAGCAACATCATACAGCTTACCTTAATAGATATTTGTTTTTGTCAGGAACTCATCATCTGCTAATGCTCCTTCAGGAAAACAAATTATTATCcatatttcctattttttagACAGGCAGATGATCCTGGTAAGAGAGATTGATTGTAGGGTCATGGTCTTTTGCAATTATCCACAAATCCAAACAGTTTCTGATTTAATGGTTGAATTTGGAACATAATTATATTAATTGGAGTGTTCTGTTCTTGATCTTTGTAGAAATGATTCTGCTGGTTTTGAAGAACCAATTTATAACACAAACTGTAGAAGAAGTTCTGGAGTGGGTGAGGAAGACTTGTTATTAAGAGCAAAAAAAATTGATGATAGTTTGCCttattaatttcatttacaaagtatttattgagtgcctactacaTTCTTCAGTGCCCTTGTCTATGAGGTATAAATAACAACCTCCTCAGGGTTGTTTTGAGGATGGAAAGACTTAGACTATAGAAGGCACTGACAGCCCTGAACGCCATATAATGTCATCGTCATTGTTAACTGCCAGGTGACACGCTTAGCACCAGAAAGCAAAGCCACTTGGGTGCATGACTGTTTTGATTCAAACACAGACCTTAcctaactttgtttttcttacccGAAAGTACAATAGTAATTTGCTTCCTACTCTGTGCATTCAGATTGAAATCCTTCCATGGCTGAGCCACATTTTCTAGCTTTGTAAAAAGAAATCTAATTGAGTTGTTTTTTCCGGCTCTTGTCAGTCTAGGTACATCAGAAGTACTGAACATTTCTCTAATTCTGCTCCTTGCAACGTGTGCACTCACAGAGATATATTCAGACAGTGTCTGGCTTAGCAAGGGATCAACTTAGGATTTGTCAACTTTTCCATAGTGCAAAAACATATACACTCAGTAGAAACcacacttcaaattttgaattgtgatcttttcccaggctacACATATGGGACATGATCCTCTCTCCTAATGTGGGGCAGTGgcagtgagccacagctccaagTCAGCCATATAATCCCGAGGAGAAACCATCAACACTCTTGGGTTGCACTGACTTACCGTGTTCTGGAGGTTGGTGTGTACTACAATTGGGATGATTTCCTCCAaggcccatatgttaaaggctttgtTCCCAGGGGCACTATTAGGAAGTACTATGGacttagaaggtggggcctattGGGAGGTTCTTGGGTCATtgggatgtgcccttgaaggaaaCTGTGGGAGCCAGGTCTCTCAGTCTTTGATTTCTGGCTTGTGCCATGAACACTGGCTCCCATGTGCACTCCTACCATGGTATGCCACCCTAGAAAAAGGCCCAATCCCATAAGGCTACCCATTCTTGAGCTCAAAActctggaactgtgagccaaaataaaactctcTTGATTTTGTAAGTAgcctgtgtcaggtattttgttatggtgacATGAAACTGACTAATACAGCATATAGTGTACAGATTCATTTTCAAGTTATATTTTTAGCTTTTAGTAGGTTTATGAGGACATAACCCCATCATAAGTCGAGGCACATTTGTACATTCAAGCACAAACTTATGATAGACATTTCTTGTAAGGGAAAGTAACATCTTCTTAGAGGTAGCATATCTATGTGGGACGCAGCTGTCATGTATCCTGACTTTTATGGCCAGTCCTcaccctctcctcttctccctcatAGACTCCATCCCTAGGTATGAGGCTTGGTGGAGCTGTGAAGTTGAAGTGTCAGGGTCTTTGACAAACATCACTGGTGCCATGATGAGCCATTCCTCATGTCTAGGATTTCACATGAATGAAACATCCTTGTGAGGAAATGAGGTTAGTTAGTGCACCCATTTCTTCCACCTTTCTCCTTTGCACAACGGCATCGTGTTGGGGCAGAGCATCTGGAGGTTCAGACTTCTGTGGTCTCAGAGCCACCATGAGGAGGGCCCTGGGAAGAATCTGCCATTTTCAGTGGAAAACGTGCTGATTACTCATTATGATGATCTTGTACTTTGGATCTGGATTTGCTACACCTTTCTTTATAGTATGACACCAAATGCTTAAGAAATAAGGGTGTTTAATTCATCCATCTAACAGATATGAAGAATATTTTAAGAAGTGGTCTCTTTGGAAAATGAATCAAACTCTTGGACTCTTAGAGAAAATCATATATGTTTGCAAAGAAACTCATGacgtggaaaaagaaaaaaacaaacaacacccATCTCTTAGTGGCTCTATTTCCATAGCCCATAAATCCtgaacaactgatgaatgaagatGGCACCCCTGGAAAGTGAGTGAAACCAAGTGTCACATCTTGCCCATGAGAAGAAAGTAGATGAAGGGAACTTGCTCCCACAGCCAGCAACAGCAGAAAGATCTTGTGTCCCCAGGCTGCACTCTGATCCAAGGAAATCGGAACAGCAAGGAAAAACTCTTTGTGCAGCCTGCAGCACAGGTCTGCTCCACAGTAAGTCTAATGAGAACATTAAACAGAGGTGGTTATCATGGACAGGTGCACCTGGGCCATAAATCAAATTCTTTCTGCTCCACGCGTTACCACCCCCACATCTCGCAGATGAATTTAAGCTAAATTATCTTACAgctgcttttctctcttttccctttttggTTTCCCACGTTGTATCAACCATAAATCTATCTACAGTTGTTTTTTCAAAGACCTTGCTCAAAAGCATATgcctagaattttaaaaataaataatgggtattttaacaatgttttaatttttattattaagatATGCATGTTTACATATACATGTTCATTACAATTAGCTaaaaataaatgggcaaaaaatTAGAATTATCTATGCTACTCCCACACATATTTAGCTGCTATAAGCATATTGTGATAAGAAATGATTCTCAACGGTAGGTGATTTTTTACcccccaggggacatttggtAATGTGTAGGGactttttaagacagagtcttgctatattgGCTACAATGTTCTCAATCTTGTGGACTCAAATGGATATTGATATGACCACCACCATTCGGAGTCCCGACGGCCATGGCCACCCAGAGTCTCCCTGGTCGATTTTCCCCACATGGTTTCCAGCCTGCTGTGAATAAGCTAACACCAAGGGTATGCCTGATATCCTTGGTGTTAGCTTAAGATAAACCATCAGAGCTTCTGGCTCAGATGTCTTGACCACATCAGAAGCCCCCTACTTTTCTTCCAGATCATGGGGATCCACTGTTCTTGTGCCACCCAGGACCATGCTTCTGTCAGCAAGTCACTCTTTAATCAGTAACTTACACCCTACAATCATGGATCTGTCTGCCTGTTCTCCAGTCTCTCAGAACCTTGGATCCAGTTCTCACACACTGGGGCTGTGTTTTTCTGGAACACATTCTATGAGTACTTTAAAGATAACTGGACCtctcaaaaatattatttcctgAGGTCACTACCTTTCCAAGTGACGACATGACTAGCAGATGGTCATGTCTCTTTCCTTATGGGTGTAAGATTGCCTGTGGTTCATTCCTACTACCACTTCTCCTAAGGCCTTTTGACTTTCATAGACAGGGGCTTAAAGACAACCTTGACACTTCTCCTAAGGCCTTTTGACTTTCATAGACAGGGGCTTAAAGACAACCTTGACTGCTCAGGCCATTCCTGAACCATCTCTGCAGGACTCCTGTTCCTCCGGCCTCCTTGCATGTAACAGCTACAGGATTTTTATCCtacttcatttactcattcattcatttgaactcagggactcacccttgcaaagcaggcactctaccacttgagcctcacctttagccatttttactgtagTTTACTTCAGATAGGGTTTCGCACTTTTGCCCAGggaacacaatcctcctatctctacctcctgggtagctggaatcatagacatgcatcaccatgtcTGGTCCTACTTGGGTAATTTTAATCTTTAACAAATCTTCCAGTTAACTTCCAGTTTTCACTCCATTAAGATGCCAGGTTAAGGTTCTTCCCGCATTGCTACACACAAGGCTCCCATAAGAGTGGTGTGAGCTGCACTGGTGTGTTACATGGTGGTGGTGTGTTATGTTTGCATTAACACAAACGAGACTCCTTCCACACCAAGGAACTGGATCTTTGGCCCCGTGCTACATCTGGAAGCAGATGAGGCATGCTCTGCCTTAGCCTGCTCAGCAGACTACTTTCCCTTTCTCATTCTGTGATGTCTCACTGTGTCATTCTCCAGATTAGGTGGTTTGGAGGCTTCCTACCAACTCAGAAGATGGACATATGGCTCATGTTTATGCTTCCAGACACAGGCCAGATGAACACTGATGGGGAAAATACCATCAGCCATTTTCATTCCTGGAACTGATTTCTGCAGGACATAAGAATTAGTCACTAGTCTGGAAAGTCTCATATAGTTAAGATAATTTACAAACACCCCCATTCGGAAATGGATTTGAAATGTAGAAACTTCAGGACATTTGATGGGGGTGGATAATGCCAGAGCCCCCCTCCCAAAAGAAGTGTCTTGTATCTCTATaaaatgtattgatttttttgtttttaaaagaatttggcAGCGTTTGACTAACCTAAGGATATAAGAACACATGGAAATAAACCTCAGAGCTTTCCGTGTTGACTGACCAGATGACAGACAGCAGCAGAATCAGCGTGGCGCATTGATTGTCAAGGACAGACCGATGCTGAGGCGCCTGGCTGAAAGTCTAGCTCTGTGCTTCTTAGGCATCTCATCTCTGGCAGAATTTGGTCTTTGGACCAAATTCCCTCACAGGGTGATGATAATCATCCCTAGCTCATAAAGTTATGGGAGGTTTAAATGAATCACTTAAAATGCTTGGAACAGTGTTTGGCACAAAATAAGTGCTCAACAAATatcagcaattttttaaaaagcaccagGAGGCATAGATAACAACTCATAGAAgcattactcatttcaaaaaaaaaaaaaaaacagctagagcagggcatggtggtacacacctgtaattccagcactcttgAGTCCTAAGGCAGAAGGATAGAGttcgaggcaagcctgggctacagaggaagacagtatctcaaaaagaaaaatctaaaaagaacacaaatgttTATCAGTAGGAGAAAGCCTTGAAAATAAACTTCACGCAGCAATGTGAATCTCAAAACCAGTATTGAACAAAACGATTCCTAAACGGGATAATACCACTAATGTAAAGTCCCCAAACATGCAAAATTAAACCCTAGGGTGTTTAGGGTTGCAGATGTCTATGGTAAAACCACAAAGAATGGCAAAGGAATGATTAACCCAAAGTTCATGACCACAGTTGCTCCTGGGAACCAAAGGACAGAGCAAGGCAAAGCTTGTGGGAAGAGGGGGACGGAGAGGGCTGTCTGTGACTGGAATAGGTAATGGTCTCCTTACATGAGGTAGAAAACAGGGTGTTCcttgatgtttttctttaaacTGAGCAtgttatatatgtacatttaattAGGCAAAAACGGTAATGGAGCTCCAAAGCCCCTTACTTTTAATATCATTCTCTTAAGTTCATTGCATTGGCTGAGGCATTTGGAATTACAAGAGCTATTACAAAATTTCCTTTGgaagtcaaaaataaatatatttgtggtTACTTttgcttggtttggttttgagatagggtctcactgcatagcgcaggctggcctcaaactcacaatccttctgtctatgtctcctgaatgctgggataaTAGACATGCAACAGTACACCCGACTACAAAACTCTTGACTACTCCTAAAATTCTAAACAGGAAGAAGTTGTTGACAATGTGGTTAATTGGGTTTCTGTGCTAAAGGGCATGAGGTAACACGTTGGCTTTCCTAAGAACTGATGTTATTCAGAAAAGCACACCCTGGCAggaaatgaggaggaggaggccagGACACGTGAGTCACATAAACTTCTCAATTGCCTGCACCTCTTTTGCTACTCACAGGTGTTGAGTGAATAAGCAGCTCTCTGCGGTCCCACCAACAGAATCACCTagcgtagcccaggctggccttgaactcccagtgatcctcctgcctcaactccTTTAGCTGGTTGAGTACCtgtgtgcaccaccacagctGGCAACACACTTCATGAAACAGCTCAGAGTTGATCCCTGCTCACTGATTTTAGCAAGCAGGAGAGGAGTGTAGGAGTTGGGACTGTTTTGCATTTGCACTCAGCTAATTGTTCCTTTCTGTAATCCGCTTGCCTTGGTTACCAATGCTTAGAGACCTTCAGCAAATAGAAGGCGTTTGCTTCTTGTACGTCTCATATTTCTGGCTAGCTTGTGGCCCCAGCTTCCAAAATGAAAGATTTGTGAAATTACAAAGCTGAGCAACACTTTCAAGTAGAAACACCTTTAATCCAAGcataagaaagaaatttagaaattttatctttgcataaagataagaataaaagtataaacagaaatataaataagaCATTTGTATGAACAGAAGTATAATTAAGTATAGTTGAGACATTTCTTGACATCAACTAAATACTAGTCTAACAAACCAGGAGGATGGGCTGggcagtggcttacacctgtaatcctacctacttagaaggtggaagtcaggaggatcaaggtctgaggctggccccagatcAAAAAGAGCAAACCTTAAGGACTGGGGGGCCGggactcaagtaatagagtgctttctaacaaacctgaggccctgaggtcaaaaccTCAgttccagggctggcagagcagctaacaaggtagagtgcctacctagcaagtgcaaggccctgagttcaaactccgtaTCAccaaacaaaggggaaaaaaaaaaaagccaggaacGCTTTGTTCCTTCTGAGCATAAAACCTTAACAAGAACTTTAACCAACCAGAAAATGACTTTAAAAGGATCTGGAATCCATGGCAAGCTGAGAACTGAGGAGAGAATCCAGGATTTAGTGAAGCCCTGACAGCTATAAGTGAAGGGTTCTCCTGTGAACAGGAACGTTAAACAGTCTTGCTTCAGAGAATGGAAAAAGCACTCATGTTTGGGAATCACCAGAACACAGAGTTTAGTCACGTAAGGAAGGTTTTTCTATAATTAAGGGGTAGTTCTTACTTCTTAGCCAAAGAGGCATTGAGCGACCGTCACTGGAAGGGTTCAAGTATAGGCTGGTTTCTGCTAAGGCTTTGGCAGACAGAATTTTGCCATGGGGCTGAGGGTTAGGTGAGATGTTCTCTAAAGACCCTTCCACTTCCAAATGTCTaatataatatatgaaaaaaaacccagatttgGAATGATCTTtatgtcttcttctttttctcctttttcttccaaaCAAGTCACTAGCTTGGAGCTCATTCTCTGTTTTCTATAAATTACCATAAACCTGTGCTTTCTGTACAGCTACAAGGAGCCAGGTGGTGCCTTTCCTTGCATGTGACATGAGTGAGAACTCAGCACAAGACTGCCAGCTCTGAGATGGCATCCTTCCAAGGAATTACTTTGTGTCTGGAAACCtcatcttcccttccctttttcacTACCTACCATGCTTAAGCAAGTCCCTTGTATGTACTTTTTCCTTAATGAAGTTTCGGGGTTGtcagaaaaggaaagagtaaaCAAATAAGGCTCAGAGACAATCCTGTTACAATAAATCTCTCTCTGACTCTGAGACCAAGCCTAGACATTACGGAACAAGGATGCATCCAAGAAGTGTGAAATGATTGGTTTACAGCTTTCAAACCTTGCCTATCTTACCCTTCAATCTGAATAAAATTATCTGTTCTCACCCTAATTATCCAGAAAACCCCAAAGGCAgttgttgtggtttggatatgaggTATCTCCCAAAAAGGCCCTTGTGGTAaatgaaggtttggtccccagcctgtggcactattgagaCAGGAATGGACCATAAGGGCACTAAATTCATCCATTGATTAATCCAGTCATGAGTTCATTAGAATAGAGATGTCTTTGCTCTGATTttgagtacatttttttttttgaaacagggtcttactatatagcccagactggccttgagctcacagttctcctgcctctgcctctcaagtgctggaattgaaGCTTGTGGCTACCATATCTACcatatcttgctttttttttagtgctgaggatcaaacccaaggcatTATACATGCTAgcaaggcaagcgctctaccaattgagctacatccctt is a window encoding:
- the Il20ra gene encoding interleukin-20 receptor subunit alpha isoform X2, encoding MLLTANEKNRQQQKWILFYLNDRYGQKKWLSKSKCKNINRTYCDLSAETSDYEHQYYAKVKAVWGTNCSKWVETGRFYPFLETQIGPPEVSLTTGEKSISIVLTAPEKWKRNPEDSSVSMQQIYSNLKYNVSMYNTKSKRMWSQCITNHTLVLSWLEPNTLYCISVESFVPGPPRLTRPSQKQCVSTLEDQTSGLKVKIIFWYVLPISVTIFLFSVIGYSIYRYIHVGKQKHPATLILIYGHEFDKRFFMPAEKLVDNFIALNILDDSKVSQKERLNKSRDGLNLNDPESCQSPEPHPEVKHLGYTSHVMEILCDTGDSSRGASLTQQEWLGSSRPTTEYEYNVRADLGLRLTDHQLSVQEEEARQGSSSEPQAALANGDQQMPLYSYTLQLSDLGYMAQEYTGPEEGLQEEPSTTLVDWDPRTGRLCIPLLSSFDQDPEGCEPYKGGPLTGEGLLSRLYEQQVPDKPPEENENYLMQFMEKWELCVQMGNEPRHSFAGPLL